A stretch of DNA from Thermanaerosceptrum fracticalcis:
CTGAAGAAAGGAGATACTGATGGATACAATCACTTATCGCATTAAACGCTTTGACGGCACTAAAGAGTGGTTTCAGCAATATACCTTTCCTTACGAAAAAAACAAAACCCTCCTTTGGGGACTCATCAAAATCCGGGACGAACAGGACCCCACCCTTAACTTTACCTCCGCCTGCCGTCACGCCATCTGCGGGAGCTGTGGCGTGAGAGTCAATGGCAATGCTGTCCTGGCCTGCAAGACTTCTCTGGATGAACTTTTGGAAGTTTATCAAACTTCTGTCCTTACCGTCGAACCCCTTAGCAATTTCCCTGTGGTCCGTGACTTGGTTGTCGATTGGGACCCCAAGCTGGAGAGAATGAAAGAGGTTAGACCCTGGCTTATTGTCGATGAAAAAAAAGACTGTACTCGTGGGTTTAGCCAGTCGGAAGAAGAATTCCACAAAATTTCCAATCCTACAGACTGTATCCTCTGCGGCTGTTGCACTTCCGAATGTACCCAGCATACTACCAATTCCCAAGGTTTTTATGAGCCCTTCATTTTTACCAAGTCTTATCGTTTTACCGTGGATTCCCGGGATGGCGCTCCTGCCCAACACCTTACCCCTGCCCTGGAAAAGGGCGGCCTCTGGAAATGCGTGCGCTGCATGCAGTGTATTACCAAATGTCCCAAAGGTGTGAGACCTGCCGACCATATCAGCGGCCTCCGCCAGGAGAGCATGAACATGGGTTATACCCGGAACAAGGGGGCTCGTCATGCCTATGCCTTCTATGATGATGTAAAAAATTCCGGTCGTCTTAATGAAATGACCTTGCCCATCAAGACCGAAGGTTTCTTTAATACCCTCCATCGCCTTCCCTTTGCTCTGCGTCTCTTGAAAAAAGGTAAAATCAACCCTTTACACATTCCTAAACCGGTCCCAGGCATTGAAGGTGTCAGGAAAATCTACAGGCTGGTCCGAAAGGGGGAAGCTAAATGAGATACGGATTTTTTCCTGGTTGTACCCTGGAGGCTGCAGCCGGTGAGGCCATGCTGGCTACTAAGAAAGTGGCGGAAATACTGGGTATAGAACTTCTGGAGTTAGAAGGCTGGACCTGCTGCGGGGCCAGTCACATCCAAGATATAGACCATTCTTTAGCCCTGGCTATTAATGCCCGTAACATCTCTCTGGCCGAAAAATTAGGTCTCCCCCTCCTCACCGTCTGTAACACTTGTACCCTCATGCTGCGCAAGGCTAAACAGCAACTGGACCAGGACCCTAAAGAAAAAGAGAAAGTCAATAAGGTCTTGAAAGAAGCAGGACTCACTTATACCGGTTCTTCCCAGGTCACTCATCTTCTCTGGGCGCTCCTTAAGGATTACGGCTTGGATAAATTAAAGAAAAAAGTAAAAAAACCTTTGAAAGGCCTTAAAGTAGCCAATTTCTACGGCTGTCATATCTTGCGTCCCCCTGATATCATGGGTTTTGAAAACCCCTTAAATCCCCAGTCCCTGGAACTCCTGGCCCAGGCCCTGGGCGCTGAAGCAGTGGATTTTGGGCGTAAACTGGACTGCTGCGGTTTTCACGCCGTATTCCCCGCGGAAAAAGAAGTCCTGAAACTCACCGGCTTGACCTGTCAATCAGCCAGGGAAGCAGGAGCCCACTGCCTGGTCACCCCCTGCCCCCTCTGTCAAATGCAGTTAGATATGTATCAGCCTGACAGTCAAAAGCATTTCAGTGAGAAAATTACCATGCCTGTTCTTCATCTACCCCAGTTGGTGGGATTAGCCTTAGGTATCAGCCCGGAAGAACTGGGACTTAAACGGCATATTGTTGATTTTAACCCTGTCTTGACCAGCTTGCAGTTAAGTAAATAAGTTGCTGTATTCAGGTGGCCTGCCTTACAAAGAAGGCCGCCTTTTTTCCTTTAGAAGTCAATATAAATAATGCCATCCCCTTGCGACAAGGGACGGCAGACCGTGTAAAAAGTCATTTTGCTAAATGCTATTGCAGCGGTTAAATCAGTAGTGACAAAGGATGTGCCGCCTTATACAATTGTAGGTGGAAATCCAGCTGGAATATTACTTATTAGACCGATTGGCAGGATTTGGTATGGAATATATAAGCGGTGTTGTTGAACGAATCACCTATGAAAACGAAGAAAACGGTTTCTGCGTCATAAAAATAAAATCCAAGGGTTTTTCTGACCTTGTTACGGTGGTCGGGAATCTTGCTGCTGTAGATGTCGGGTCCATTGTTCCAAAGTAATGGGGTTTCTACAGCTTATGCAATAAAAATATATAAAACCTATGGCAATGAGAGTATCAATATCGTGAAGGCCAATCCTTACAGGCTGGCGAGCGTACCTGGCGGCGCATCAAAATTTCCGCATTTCATACCCTGCAACATCTCCATGAGGCCATACAGGAGGCATTTAGATTTAATGACGACCATCTTTTCGCCTTCTTCATGGATGGAAAACCTTGGTCGCGTAACGCTTACTGGAGCAAAGAGGACAACCATCCGCCGTATGTCGACAATGCGGTAATAGGGCAGCTTGGCCTCGTACGCGGGAAAAGTTTTTTGTACCTGTTCGACTTTGGCGACGAGTGGAAGTTTGATGTGTAGGTTGAGGAGATACTTCAATCCGACGTGCCGCCCATAAGGCCGGTAGTTATCGAGGGTAAAGGGGGAGCCCCTGAACAATATCCGGATTATTAAAGTTGGTTCAGCAGCGCCAGTCCATAGTTCTCATGCGGTACGGTTCTAATTTGTTATAAACAGGATAAGTGGTGATTGTGTAAGATGGGACATTATTGTAAGATCTGTGGCAGGATAAGGGCCGATGAAAAATTTTCCGGCAAAGGGCACAGAAATCATGTTTGTAAGGACTGTTCAAAAAAACCTGCTGCCGAGCGGGATAAGTTGACAGCAATGAATAGAATGTACATGTTGTACCAATACTCAAACCTTTCAAAAAACAATAGGAAAATGCTGCAAAAGTACCTTCAAAGCGATTCTGAGGAAATAAGGAACGTAACCAAAGAAATTTTGGATCATTTCCACAAACTCCGTGAAGGCAGTTTAGAGTATGGTGAAGATACTGAAAATGTATATAATGAACAATGTGATGACTTGTTGGAGGCAGCCCCTTGATTATTAGCGCTAGTCGCCGGACAGATATTCCGGCCTTTTTTGGTGACTGGTTTATCAAAAGAATAGAAGAAGGATTTTTTTACAATATCAATCCCTTTAACCCCCGGCAGGTAAAGGGTTATAGTTTGTTACCCGAAGATGTGGATGCCATTGTTTTCTGGACGAAAAATCCCCAACCCTTTATCAAGCATCTGGACTATCTTGATCAAAGGGGCTATCACTATTATTTTCAATATACCCTAAACGATTACCCCAAGATTTTTGAGCCCCATGTTCCACCGGTTCACGAAAGAATAGAAACATTTGTAGAATTGAGCAAACGGATTGGTAAAGGAAAAGTCATTTGGCGGTATGATCCTATCGTGATCAGCTCTCTCACACCTGTGGAATACCACCTGGAGAAAATAGCTTATATTTCCTCGTGTTTAAAGGGGCAGGCCCAACGTGCAATGATCAGCTTTTTGGAGTTTTATAGTAAAGTAAACAATAGGCTTAAGAAACTTGAAACCCAATATGGCATACAGTTTACTGACTTTACTGCTAACGAGCATCGTAAGGAACTACTGGAACTGGCGGAAAAATTCAAAGAAATTGCCCATAAAAATGGTTTACAGATATTTTCGTGTACCGAGACTGTGGATTTAGATCAAATTGGTATTGAGCCTGGCAGTTGCATTGACGGAAAGCTCATACAGAAGCTGTTCGGCATTCAAAAAAGGTATCGAAAAGACCCAAACCAAAGGAAGGAATGTTTATGTGTGGAGTCCGTTGATATGGGTGTCTACAATACTTGTCAATTCCAATGCAGCTATTGCTATGCCAATTTTAGTGAGAAGATGGTTCATAACAACCTGAATAAGCATTTTAAAGATAGCTCTTCCTTAATTAATAGATATACTGAAGATATAATCATATTGAAAGATAAAACCCCAAGAGTTAAATCCGGGCAATTATCTTTATTCGATTAAGCGGTTTATGCAGACCCCAAAATACATACTTCCTGATTGGTAAAACAAAAAACTCCTCATGTTTGTTTATGAAAAGTTTTAGATTGTTTTTTGGGTTTTTTAGCTACTGATTTTAAAATAAAAAATAGTTAGAAAAAAGCAAAATTTTTTGCTTAAATGTAAGACTGTACTATGCTAAAATATAGCTAAGCAGGAAAATATTTTCCAATACCTGATATTTGATACCGGTAGCTAGTAGCCGCTTTTTATTTTATGTTATACCGTGAACGATGTATGATAATATCGCACAATAGTTTTTGTTTATAAAGCGCTAGCTTTATAATACATAAAATTCTAATAAGGCGGGTGTTATTATGGCTAAAAAAACTATTCATGATTTTAATCAAATGGTGGCGAACGGGGAGAAAATCGTCTATCTCACTGCTTATGACTATTTGACAGCCAAAATGCAGGAGAAAGCCGGAGTAGACATGATACTGGTAGGTGACTCCCTGGGTATGGTAAGCCTGGGTTACGACACCACTTTCCCGGTGACAATGGATGACATGATTCGCCACTGCCAGGCTGTACGCCGTGGTGCGCCCAACACCTTCATTGTAGGGGATATGCCGTACATGTCTTATCAGGCCTCTGATGAACAGGCAATTGCCAATGCGGGACGGTTCGTTAAAGAAGCTCTGGTTGACGCCATCAAACTGGAAGGCGGCGGACCCATGATTGCCAGCCGCATCAAAGCTATCCAGCAGGCCGGAATCTTAGTTATGGGCCACATTGGTCTAACTCCCCAGTTCATGGGACAGTTGGGCGGTTATAAGGCCCAGGGCCGTACCGGTCAGGCGGCCTTAAGCCTGGTACAGCAAGCCAAACTCGTCGAAGAAGCGGGGGCATTCAGTATTCTGGTGGAAGGCGTACCTTCAGCTGTAGGTAAAGCTATTACCGAAAGAGCTAATATTCCCATATTAGGCATTGGAGCCGGTCCTTACACCCACGGACAGCTGCTCATTTATGCCGACATGGTAGGGTTCTATGATAATTTCACACCCAAGTTTGTTAAGAAGTATGCCAACGTAGGAGAAGTTCTCACCAACGCCTTTAAGGAATATGCCCAGGATGTACGGGAAGGCAAATTCCCAGTGGACGGGGAGCATACCTACAAGATGAAAGAGGAAGAGGTCAAAGAATTCTTAGCTCTCCTGGAAAAGGAAAAGTAATATAATTCCTGGCTTACACTACCTCCCTTTTTAAGGGTCATCGCCCGGAAAGGACGGTGCCCCTTACCCTATTTTTAGAGGATAGAAATGTCGTATTCCTAATGAATCTGATTTTACTGGTGCTCCAGAGAAAAATAAATATTTTAACCGTAGACAGCGCTTTAGCCCACTAAACAAAGCAATTAAAAGGCCGGTGACGGGATTTTGTCACCGGCCTTTTAATTTAGGAAACTAAAAAGGAAAAATGAAGATATATGCATAATTAGATAAGTAAATAAGTGTATTGTTAACTGAAACAAGATTAAGGAGGAATTTATTTATGCGGATACTAAAAGAGAATACGGCGGGGGTTGTCATTGACATGCAGGAAGGGCTCCTTCCCCATATAGCTGGAAAAGAAGAACTTACAAGAAATCTCATTATATTAATCAAGGGTTTAAAACAGTGCAATATTCCTATGCTGGTGACCCAGCAGTACACCAAAGGATTAGGAACTACGGTATATCCCGTCAAGGAAGCCCTAGGTGAATATACACACATAGAAAAAAATTCTTTCAGTTGTTGCGACGAAGCGGTTTTTAAAGAGCGTATCGCCAGCCTGGGCAAAAGAATTATCATTATTGCAGGGATAGAGACCCATGTCTGTGTATTACAGACGGTGATTGATTTGCTGGAGCAAAACTATTTTCCGGTTGTGATCGAGGATTGTGTCTCCTCCCGGAAAGAGAGTGACAGGAGAGTGGCTCTGGAAAGAATGAAGCAGGAAGGGGCCATTGTTTCCACTTATGAGTCTATCTTGTTTGAACTATGCCGTTTTGCGGGAACAGACACTTTCAAAGCTATATCCCGCCTGGTTAAATAAAAAGGTACAAGTCACGACTTTCTCTCACCAGGAATATCAACAAGCGATACAGGGATGCTACCCATAATGTTTTTGCCTACCGCTTATTGGACGGACAGGAAAGGTGCAGCGATGATGGCGAACTAAGCGGTACAGCAGGAAAGCAGACTTTCACCTTTTTTAATCGTAAGACCGGCGTTTGATATTAAAAAACCAAGTTTTAAGTTACCAGAAAGGGCTAAAATCTTTACCAGAGTAATCTGCGGAGAATGTGGGGACGGCGCGCCTGAACACAAGATAAGATTAAAGGAAGGCAGGAAAGTCTGCCTTGATTGTGCTCAGGAGTATCCGAGGGGATGGTGAAAGCTATCTCTTTTTGTAATCTGTTCTAAAAAATACATATATTTTTTTTATAATATACTAGGAACGCAAGCAGGAAAAAGCTCATTTTTAGAGGAAGTTAAATATAGCATTATGAAATACGAACCGCTCTGAACGGGGGAAGGAATGGCAAAGGAAATAATTATCCAGATTAGAGATTTAATTAAAAGCTATAGTAGAAAAGTTGCCATTAACGGTGTAAACCTGGATATTTACAAAAGTGAGATTTTTGGTCTGTTGGGTCCTAATGGGGCGGGTAAATCCACTCTTTTATCGATGATGGCTACTGTTTCCAAACCTACAAGCGGAGACATCTATATAAAAGATATAAGTTTGGTTAAACAGGCTCACCTTGTCAAAAAGCTTATTGGCTTTGTACCTCAGGAAATAGCCCTTTACACAAAACTAAGCGGGATAGATAACCTTAAATTTTGGGGTCAGGTTTATGGCTTACGGGGAAGAGTACTGCAGGAACGTATTGAGTATGTCTTATTCGTTGTTGCCTTGCAAGACCGTATAAAAGATCCTGTAGACCATTATTCCGGCGGTATGAAACGACGGTTGAACATAGCCGCTTCACTGTTGCATAATCCCCAAATACTCATTATGGATGAGCCTACAGCAGGGGTAGATGTAGAATCCCGACGGTGTATTTTGTCTGCGGTGAAAAAATTAAGTGAAGAGGGAACTACTGTTATTTATACCAGTCACTATCTGGAAGAAGTAGACGGGATATGCCACAGGCTTGCCTTTTTAAAGGAAGGCCGGATAGAGACTGTTGGCACTATGGCTGAACTGGAAGGTTACTTCGCTACTTCAAATAAAAAAACTAAATAAAGCCAAAAAGATGGAGGGGAAATAATGGAGACGAATATGACCTCACGCGAAGAATTGATTGCGCCACAGCCAACAAATAGCAGTAAAAAAAGGAACATACTGATCGCCGTTCTCTTAGCGGTGTTTCTTTTTGCTGGCAGCGCTTACGGTTATTTTGTTCATGACTTATTCAAGAGTCCCAAGCAAATTTATCTTGAGGCCGAGGGTAAACATCTCTCCCAACTGGTCAAGACCTGGGGAGAATCTTATGACTGGTACTATAAGGAATATGTAAAGCCTTATCTGGAAAACCCTGTGCGCAGTACTGTGGAAATATCAGCCGGTATCAAAGGTTTAGAATTGCCCGACCCTAACCTGTGGATCCTTCTAGATATTTTAGAAAAAAGCAAAATTATCGCTGAGAGTTTTGTTGACGAGAAAAACCAGCAGTACTATACAAAGTTTGATGTTGCCTTGGAAGGCAATAAACTCATTGGCTTCGAAACTTTTGTAGATAAGACTAAGTTTGGTTTTGGTGTTCCGCTCATTTACAACAAGTATGCTGTCGTAGATTTAAAAGACAGGGATAAGCTCAAGGAAAAATTTGGTGTGACTGCCCTGCCCAAGAAAATCCTAACCTACAATGATGTGCTCGATGCTTTTCGTATTCCTAAAGAAGAGAGAGAAGCCCTTTTTGAAGATTACGCTAAGCTATACGTGGATAGCTTGAAGAAAACAC
This window harbors:
- a CDS encoding succinate dehydrogenase/fumarate reductase iron-sulfur subunit, whose translation is MDTITYRIKRFDGTKEWFQQYTFPYEKNKTLLWGLIKIRDEQDPTLNFTSACRHAICGSCGVRVNGNAVLACKTSLDELLEVYQTSVLTVEPLSNFPVVRDLVVDWDPKLERMKEVRPWLIVDEKKDCTRGFSQSEEEFHKISNPTDCILCGCCTSECTQHTTNSQGFYEPFIFTKSYRFTVDSRDGAPAQHLTPALEKGGLWKCVRCMQCITKCPKGVRPADHISGLRQESMNMGYTRNKGARHAYAFYDDVKNSGRLNEMTLPIKTEGFFNTLHRLPFALRLLKKGKINPLHIPKPVPGIEGVRKIYRLVRKGEAK
- a CDS encoding TraR/DksA C4-type zinc finger protein; translation: MCGECGDGAPEHKIRLKEGRKVCLDCAQEYPRGW
- a CDS encoding CoB--CoM heterodisulfide reductase iron-sulfur subunit B family protein — translated: MRYGFFPGCTLEAAAGEAMLATKKVAEILGIELLELEGWTCCGASHIQDIDHSLALAINARNISLAEKLGLPLLTVCNTCTLMLRKAKQQLDQDPKEKEKVNKVLKEAGLTYTGSSQVTHLLWALLKDYGLDKLKKKVKKPLKGLKVANFYGCHILRPPDIMGFENPLNPQSLELLAQALGAEAVDFGRKLDCCGFHAVFPAEKEVLKLTGLTCQSAREAGAHCLVTPCPLCQMQLDMYQPDSQKHFSEKITMPVLHLPQLVGLALGISPEELGLKRHIVDFNPVLTSLQLSK
- a CDS encoding ABC transporter ATP-binding protein — translated: MAKEIIIQIRDLIKSYSRKVAINGVNLDIYKSEIFGLLGPNGAGKSTLLSMMATVSKPTSGDIYIKDISLVKQAHLVKKLIGFVPQEIALYTKLSGIDNLKFWGQVYGLRGRVLQERIEYVLFVVALQDRIKDPVDHYSGGMKRRLNIAASLLHNPQILIMDEPTAGVDVESRRCILSAVKKLSEEGTTVIYTSHYLEEVDGICHRLAFLKEGRIETVGTMAELEGYFATSNKKTK
- a CDS encoding YigZ family protein, coding for MNKRYRDATHNVFAYRLLDGQERCSDDGELSGTAGKQTFTFFNRKTGV
- a CDS encoding hydrolase, encoding MRILKENTAGVVIDMQEGLLPHIAGKEELTRNLIILIKGLKQCNIPMLVTQQYTKGLGTTVYPVKEALGEYTHIEKNSFSCCDEAVFKERIASLGKRIIIIAGIETHVCVLQTVIDLLEQNYFPVVIEDCVSSRKESDRRVALERMKQEGAIVSTYESILFELCRFAGTDTFKAISRLVK
- a CDS encoding DUF1848 domain-containing protein encodes the protein MIISASRRTDIPAFFGDWFIKRIEEGFFYNINPFNPRQVKGYSLLPEDVDAIVFWTKNPQPFIKHLDYLDQRGYHYYFQYTLNDYPKIFEPHVPPVHERIETFVELSKRIGKGKVIWRYDPIVISSLTPVEYHLEKIAYISSCLKGQAQRAMISFLEFYSKVNNRLKKLETQYGIQFTDFTANEHRKELLELAEKFKEIAHKNGLQIFSCTETVDLDQIGIEPGSCIDGKLIQKLFGIQKRYRKDPNQRKECLCVESVDMGVYNTCQFQCSYCYANFSEKMVHNNLNKHFKDSSSLINRYTEDIIILKDKTPRVKSGQLSLFD
- a CDS encoding IS1096 element passenger TnpR family protein, which produces MQEAFRFNDDHLFAFFMDGKPWSRNAYWSKEDNHPPYVDNAVIGQLGLVRGKSFLYLFDFGDEWKFDV
- the panB gene encoding 3-methyl-2-oxobutanoate hydroxymethyltransferase, translating into MAKKTIHDFNQMVANGEKIVYLTAYDYLTAKMQEKAGVDMILVGDSLGMVSLGYDTTFPVTMDDMIRHCQAVRRGAPNTFIVGDMPYMSYQASDEQAIANAGRFVKEALVDAIKLEGGGPMIASRIKAIQQAGILVMGHIGLTPQFMGQLGGYKAQGRTGQAALSLVQQAKLVEEAGAFSILVEGVPSAVGKAITERANIPILGIGAGPYTHGQLLIYADMVGFYDNFTPKFVKKYANVGEVLTNAFKEYAQDVREGKFPVDGEHTYKMKEEEVKEFLALLEKEK